A genomic stretch from Dermochelys coriacea isolate rDerCor1 chromosome 24, rDerCor1.pri.v4, whole genome shotgun sequence includes:
- the HAPLN2 gene encoding hyaluronan and proteoglycan link protein 2 isoform X5: MHQLLLLASVCLSSLPAALSIYQKATGGPAPTPRLQYLLEPLHEVVHTQRGATVTLPCVLRVRPPHYKVKWSKVEPAELLENVILVTNGAQHKTYGQLGGRARLRHGHRNDASLTITGVALEDEGRYRCQLVNGLEDESLSLTLTLDGVVFPYQTSQGRYRFNYFEAKQVCEEQDSRLATYQQLYKAWTEGLDWCNAGWILDGTVHYPIINPREPCGGRLLLPGVRTYGAKDKQKDRFDAFCFTSAVRGQVYFLRGHLSFKEAGQACRNQGATIAKVGQLYSAWKFSQLDRCDGGWLADGSVRYPITTPRTRCGGLPDPGVRSFGFPNKEQRTYGTYCFSVK, translated from the exons CCCCCACCCCGCGCCTGCAGTACCTGCTGGAGCCCCTCCATGAGGTGGTGCACACCCAGCGTGGTGCCACGGTCACCCTGCCCTGCGTCCTGCGGGTGCGGCCCCCCCACTACAAGGTGAAATGGAGCAAGGTGGAGCCGGCCGAGCTGCTGGAGAACGTCATCCTGGTCACCAACGGGGCCCAGCACAAGACCTACGGGCAACTAGGCGGGCGGGCCCGGCTGCGGCATGGCCACCGCAACGACGCCTCCCTCACCATCACCGGGGTGGCGCTGGAGGACGAGGGGCGCTACCGCTGCCAGCTGGTCAACGGGCTGGAAGACGAGAGCCTGTCCCTGACGCTGACGTTGGACG GTGTCGTCTTCCCTTACCAGACCAGCCAGGGGCGCTACAGATTCAACTACTTTGAGGCTAAGCAGGTCTGTGAGGAGCAGGACTCCAGGCTGGCCACTTATCAGCAGCTCTACAAAG CATGGACCGAAGGGCTGGACTGGTGTAACGCAGGCTGGATTCTTGACGGGACCGTCCACTACCCCATTATTAACCCCCGAGAGCCTTGTGGGGGGCGGCTTCTCCTCCCGGGAGTTCGAACCTACGGGGCCAAGGACAAGCAGAAGGACCGGTTCGACGCATTCTGCTTCACCTCTGCTGTGAGGG gccaGGTCTATTTCCTCCGGGGCCACCTGAGCTTCAAAGAGGCGGGGCAGGCTTGCCGCAACCAAGGGGCCACCATTGCCAAGGTCGGGCAGCTCTACTCCGCCTGGAAGTTCTCTCAGCTGGACCGTTGCgatgggggctggctggcggACGGCAGCGTCCGCTACCCCATCACCACCCCTCGCACCCGCTGCGGGGGCCTTCCGGACCCCGGCGTCCGGAGCTTCGGCTTTCCCAACAAGGAGCAGAGGACATACGGGACCTACTGCTTCTCGGTGAAATAG